A region from the Vicia villosa cultivar HV-30 ecotype Madison, WI linkage group LG3, Vvil1.0, whole genome shotgun sequence genome encodes:
- the LOC131657436 gene encoding uncharacterized protein LOC131657436 → MSSTEAWARILRNQVSRAYGIVRHHIQSSIWKGIKEEYPTVLENASWSLGNGRKIKFWLDSWSGAPFINDCDAASLSVLGINTEATVAEMFSNSGSTVPAAWLDHFPFLEARISGAVISDEQFDDDLCWKHSINGSLTLKEAHNYKLKALPPPPWAAAIWNSHIPPSKSLLLWRVLHDKIPTDDQLCRRGFFTISMCLLCMVHAENTNLFFSCAWASGLWDWLVNCLNMQVRFSYSIFWNIFLKVNSPRGAFAVKFAGIMVFNAIWSAHNATRFSNISPCMSNIKASIVAQVKFCCEKSGYCFRHNLSDFDILKAFQIRINPPKAPLIREFFFNPPPFYWMKCNVDDSFVHNTQSLGCGGIFQNCLGDFYLAFAEPLSWNSSLFAEFCGALHGIELAKDRGWTNLWMEFDSSVVVKTLSLENFDHVPWQLRNRWLNCIKFVLDSNFIISHICREGNSCADFFANLGCTSNSFTLFDSLPVDIRNDCKK, encoded by the coding sequence ATGTCCTCCACAGAAGCGTGGGCTCGCATTCTCCGAAATCAGGTTAGTAGAGCTTATGGTATTGTGAGGCATCACATTCAATCTTCTATATGGAAAGGGATTAAGGAGGAATACCCTACTGTGTTGGAAAATGCTTCTTGGTCGTTGGGTAATGGTAGAAAGATTAAGTTTTGGTTAGATTCGTGGTCGGGTGCTCCTTTTATTAACGATTGCGATGCGGCCTCTCTTTCTGTTTTGGGCATTAATACAGAAGCTACTGTGGCAGAAATGTTTTCTAATTCTGGCAGCACTGTTCCTGCGGCTTGGTTGGACCATTTCCCCTTCTTAGAAGCGCGAATTTCAGGCGCGGTTATTTCGGATGAGCAGTTTGATGATGATTTATGTTGGAAACATTCTATTAATGGTTCTTTGACTCTTAAGGAAGCCCACAACTACAAATTGAAAGCTCTTCCTCCTCCTCCGTGGGCGGCGGCCATTTGGAATTCTCACATCCCTCCGTCGAAATCTCTTCTTCTTTGGCGTGTGCTTCATGATAAAATTCCCACAGATGATCAGCTATGTCGGCGAGGTTTCTTCACTATTTCTATGTGTTTGTTATGTATGGTTCATGCGGAGAATACCAATCTTTTCTTCTCTTGTGCTTGGGCTTCTGGTCTTTGGGATTGGCTGGTCAATTGTTTAAATATGCAGGTGCGCTTTTCTTATTCCATTTTTTGGAACATTTTCCTCAAGGTGAATTCTCCTCGAGGAGCGTTCGCGGTAAAATTCGCCGGTATCATGGTCTTTAACGCCATTTGGAGCGCCCATAATGCTACTCGGTTTTCTAACATTTCTCCTTGCATGAGTAACATTAAAGCCTCGATTGTTGCTCAGGTTAAATTTTGTTGTGAGAAGTCAGGTTATTGCTTTAGGCATAATTTGTCTGACTTTGATATCCTTAAAGCttttcaaataaggattaatcctcCTAAAGCTCCTTTAAtcagagaatttttttttaatcctCCTCCTTTTTATTGGATGAAATGCAATGTGGATGATTCTTTTGTTCATAATACTCAGTCTTTGGGTTGTGGTGGCATTTTCCAAAATTGCTTGGGAGATTTTTATTTGGCTTTTGCTGAGCCTCTTAGTTGGAATTCCTCCCTCTTTGCGGAATTTTGTGGAGCTTTGCATGGTATTGAATTGGCAAAAGATAGAGGTTGGACTAATCTTTGGATGGAGTTCGATTCTTCTGTGGTGGTAAAGACCCTCTCTCTAGAGAACTTCGATCACGTTCCTTGGCAGCTCAGAAATAGATGGCTCAACTGCATTAAGTTCGTTTTAGATTCTAACTTCATTATTTCTCACATATGTAGGGAAGGTAATAGCTGTGCGGATTTTTTTGCTAATTTAGGCTGCACATCTAATTCCTTCACTCTTTTTGACTCTTTACCCGTTGATATTAGGAATGACTGTAAAAAATAG
- the LOC131660090 gene encoding class V chitinase-like: MAYFKMHSFLLISTLLIILQLQFSSTNAAVKGGYWYSDSGLAVSDINPSYFTHLFCAFANLDSSTNKVTISSANAARFSTFTQTVQAKSSSVKTLLSIGGEGPTLAQKFANMASQASSRKSFIDSSIQLARSNNFHGLDLDWEYPSSDTAKTNFGLLIKEWRAAVVKESSSSGKAVLLLTAAVGGSNQITPLQYYPGPDIANNLDWINVMTYDLFISDSYPTSTQPPAPLKNPTGQFSVDEGIKKWISLGVPKNKLALGLPAYGYKWRLSDPNKHGLFDKATQGLGAVKYKDIKNAGAQVVYNSTYVTNYAFKGTDWYGYDDTQSISAKVSYAKQNALLGYFFWHIEQDSNWALSSTASQTLGA; this comes from the exons ATGGCTTACTTCAAAATGCATTCATTCCTCCTGATTTCCACTCTCCTCATAATTCTCCAACTACAATTCTCCTCCACAAACGCTGCCGTTAAAGGTGGCTATTGGTATTCTGATAGTGGCCTTGCAGTTTCTGACATTAATCCCTCTTATTTCACTCACCTGTTCTGCGCATTTGCTAACCTTGATTCTAGTACCAACAAAGTCACAATTTCTTCTGCAAACGCAGCTAGATTCTCAACCTTCACTCAAACCGTCCAAGCAAAGAGTAGTTCAGTGAAAACCCTTTTATCAATTGGTGGTGAAGGTCCAACTTTGGCACAAAAATTTGCCAATATGGCTAGCCAAGCTAGTAGCCGAAAATCGTTCATAGACTCTTCAATCCAGCTAGCCAGAAGTAATAACTTCCATGGTCTTGATCTTGACTGGGAATATCCATCCTCAGACACAGCCAAGACCAACTTTGGCTTACTCATCAAGGAGTGGAGAGCTGCGGTGGTGAAAGAGTCTAGCAGTTCCGGGAAGGCGGTACTGCTGTTAACTGCTGCAGTGGGCGGCTCTAATCAGATTACCCCATTGCAGTACTACCCAGGTCCGGATATTGCAAACAACTTGGATTGGATCAATGTAATGACTTATGACCTTTTCATCTCAGATAGTTATCCAACATCGACACAGCCACCAGCTCCTTTGAAAAACCCAACTGGCCAGTTCAGCGTAGATGAAGGTATCAAAAAATGGATTAGTTTAGGCGTGCCGAAAAACAAACTAGCACTGGGTTTACCCGCCTATGGTTACAAGTGGCGTTTGTCAGATCCTAATAAACATGGACTTTTCGATAAAGCTACCCAGGGACTTGGGGCAGTGaagtacaaggatataaaaaatgctggggcacaGGTTGTGTATAATTCCACATATGTTACAAATTACGCCTTCAAAGGGACAGATTGGTATGGATACGATGATACTCAGAGTATATCTGCCAAGGTTTCTTATGCCAAACAAAATGCATTGTTGGGATATTTTTTTTGGCATATTGAACAAGACAGCAACTGGGCTCTTTCTTCAACAG CTTCTCAAACATTGGGGGCCTAG